Within Dreissena polymorpha isolate Duluth1 chromosome 13, UMN_Dpol_1.0, whole genome shotgun sequence, the genomic segment ATAATGATAAACACAATAATGACATCAATAATGCTGTACTTTTTTATAATGGTTTATGATTATGACAATGATGGTCAGCTGACAATCATTTGAGACACTGCATACAGTTTTCTGCTCAACAACTCTGAATTGACACTTGTAAGAACTacacagtttttaaaataagttaaaacagGGTCATTATCCATATTTTTTTCACTGAAAATCTTTCATACTGAAAAGAGCAAAACCATGGGATAGTATTATGGACCTATGTCTCTGGCTCATTTAACCTGACAGATAATTGATTTCCAATCCTGTGCATTTTATGTCATGTTTttctttcacaaataaaaaacattcaataatacaAGTTGACATGAGGTGAGGTAGCAACAATTGTAAGATTGAATGACAAAAGTCTAAGTAACACATATTGAATTTcacttaaataattcaaataagacAGGAAATTTTACTAATAACACTATTTGTACCTCAATTTCATCAATATCAAAACAgttttatcatatacatgtacttatatttatatacacggaaaagtacaacacaaatttatttataatattacgtTAAAATATTATTCACAGTTAGGCTAAGAAAATAAACGTGTCACTCATGACCAGAACAACCAAGACTCACACAACTTTTGTCACTAGTggctattttaaaacattataatgaataaatcatGCAAAACAAGTTAAAAGCTACACAATTTTTAATAGTtaacacaaattgaaaataaataaggaagtgtttgcatatttctcatatctaaacaagagatgtgtttgtcagaaacacaatgccccctattgcgccgctttgaatccatatctttgaccttgaaggatgaccttgacctttcaccactcaaaatgtgcagctccatgagatacaaaatgtacacatgcatgccaaatatcaagttgctacatgtatcttcaatattgcaaaagttattgcaaaactttaacctacgttaaagttttaggttaaagttttgggacagaatgacagacagacagacaggttaaaaacaatatacccccgatcattcgatccggggacataaaaatgattgCATGAACAAGACTGACATATGCTTCATCAATCACATATTACTATGAGTGAAGTAGACCACTCTCCATTGCACATATGTGCCCTCACAAAAAGATTTCTCCTTTTAAAATACTTAACCTGATAATACAAATGCCATACTAGTAACTAATGTTTTCCAACAATTTTGGGTAAAAATATCAAACTTTTGATGGTCTGTGCTCAATATTTACACATGATTTATTTTACaggttacaaaacaatattaatgttccATTAATATTAAGCGCCATAAACCATTTCTCAGACTTcaggtgtgtttttttatgttgttttttacacaatttaattttcatgtgCACTTAAGTTAAAGAAGGATACAAAACTTTAGTGCAAAtagcaaaaagcaaaaaaacccacatttttttcaattttgcaaaaataagtgTTGAAGATCTGACtacaaaaatcaatttaacgaGTCCTTATTGGCATTAACAGCATCCCTTATTAGTCTTCATTGTCATCAAAAGCAAGCTTATTAACTGCTCTGGAGCTGTGCCTGATTATAAAGTCCTTTAATTTGTCTTTGTTCACAGCACCAATCACATTTGATGAAATTTTCTTGAAAGGATTCATTTGTCTACCCTTCTGATAGTTGAAAGGCCTTATTTTTCGAATTGCATCCCCTAATCTTGAAATATCTTCTGATATTGACTTTCTGGAGTGTCTATCTTTATGTGTCTTGCTTCCTTCTAGTCCATTTACCATTGCACTGATTACAGGTGCTGCCTTCGATATTCTTAGCATAGCTTTATCACTTTTTCCGGCTCCAAGTCCTCTAATTACGTGTTTGACAAGACGAATATTATTCTCCTGTTCCATGTCTGCTGGTTTGTTTTTTCCTGGTCGGCCTTTTCTGTTGACCAACAATCCCAGTTTCACTCTAGCACTTTCAAAGTCTGACAACAGGCATTCAGTTTTAGTAAGGAAGTTGACACACTCAATAGCATACTTTGATTTGTAGGATGACAATCCTACAAACAGTGGAATGAATCGTTTCATAAGAATTGTAATCATGTCTATATCACCTGATTTTATTGCATCATTGAACATGATAAAATCCATTGCAACTCTGACAATCCCAAGGCTGTATGAAAACACACCATCTTCTGCTTCGTCAGTTTTACAATCTTCAGGCACTCTTATGCGGACAGCTTCACCTGAAagccaaacaaaattatttttacaatagaaAAGCTGTCATCATAAACAAATAACTTAAAGATACAATTAGTTGTAATTTACCTCTGACTGATTAGACTGATATATGTTAAAAAAGCGAGTTTCCAATTAAAGGTTACACATACCaggaaataatataatatttttgataaaaaaaacaaagaaaaatcaaGACGAGGCATTCAGTAAATGCACATGATCTGGATTGGATGTTTATTAGTGAGTTTTGTGAAACAAAGCCCaaattaggtcaaggtcaaatatgggtttgaattaagaatttatatttaattaccatttattaTAAGATCAATGGTTTTCCCGACATCTTTTGAAGGCACCGTAACACAGTACAAATGGCCACTGCGCCGAAGGTATATTTTAGCATCTTTTGGAGCAGAGTATGGGCAGAACAGTGTATCCACCACTTTGGTCACTTGCTCCTGTAACCACTGCTTCTTCCCTTTGGTATTAGAAGTCTTCACTTTTTCCGGAACCAGAGACCCCAAGTCTGTCTTGCAATCAGCCCCCCATCTTTCACAAGCTAACTCTATCACAAGAGCTCTGAaaagatgtaaaataattaacaaacaataaaataaaagctaCAATGACAGGGCCTAAGACATTACTGTTAATTGTATTACTCTGAGCCATCACCAACTCTAACAACCCTGTGTTAGCCCTTATACTAAATGATGAAACCACTGTGTCAACATTTATTATGTTGAATCGCTGGTAATAGCAAATGGCAAACAACTACAGTCATGCATAACACTGAAGTGCCAATTTTCTATGTAAATCTCTTAATAggcattcaaaatatatttctataattTTGCTCAAGCAAGAACCAACACAGTTAACGGattttatgatgataatgttaatttataatgACAGCATATAAGTGTAGAAACCTAGTGACAGTAATGAGGAAGTCTTTGTGTGATTCATATCCATTAGCCTTAACTTGACCATTAACGTTTGTTCTATGAAGAATTGCTCTGTACTGGGCAAGTGATCCCTCTTCACGAGCTGTTTCTGGTATGTAGAAGGTTTTgatgattttctgaaaatacataacacacattttgtttcatatcaGGGGACAGCAGTTTCGACAAGACTTCAGCAGAATAGGTTCTGATCTCTTGGCAAGGTTTACTAACATTCCTGTTCTCGTGTTCACTGCTACAGCTTCACCAGATGCTCAAAAGAAGATATGCGCAAGTCTTCAACTTAAAACTCCAAAGATAATAGCAATGAATCCTGATAGaccaaacattaaatatattaaaactgaaCGACCGTCTTCTTCAAACACACAAGACCATCTGGATGAGATCCTTACTCCTATGGCTGAACAgcttatcaaagaaaaacatcaatatCAACTTACTATCATGTACACGGACACATATGTAATAAGCTATGTCTATGCtttctttgagaaaaaaatggGTGACCTTCAGTATGTGGGAGATGCCGTGCCGGAGAACAGACTTTTTGCTCAGTACCACCAAACATATACAGAAAAAATGAAACGACACATAGTCAAAGAGCTATGCAAAGAAAATTCGAAGATCAGACTCATATTTGCAACTGTAGCCCTTGGAATGGGACTAAATGCACCAAATACGGCAGTTATGTTTTATAACAATACTGACATACGAAGAAATCGACCAGGAATAGAGCGGCAAATGATACAATATTGCAAGAACAGTTCAAAATGCATGAGACTATTAATGCTGGAATGTTTTGGATattcaaaaagtgaaaatattgataacaacttGTGTTGTAGCATTTGTGATAAGAATCTTCAAACAACAGTTGACTAATACAAAACAAGAATTAGCCTATATGAAAACTGTCACTATAGAGATACCATTCACATACCTCTAACAAGTCTTGCTGAACATGAAATAGTTCTTCGATGACTGGAGACAACTGGTCAAACCTCTCTGTTCGACTGTGAGTACCAGATCTCAGAACGCGTGCCGAATCAAATGTTACCCGTGTCAGCTGATCACCACCCAGGGGAATACTGGCCATGTTGTTAAACTCATCACctgaaaataaccaaaacaaataattaattgttgcattttatttgtttcataaaaatactaatttgtttCAATGCACATTCTTGTAGTATTTTTAGTTGTTTATGTTTTCTTTACCGATATACAATATATTTGGTATGCCTGATGTTTAGGACACTGTGATTAAAGAATTTAAGTGTTATGTGCGTATTTTTCCGAATAATAGAGACACTTATAAATGGAGAAGACAATTAACTTTTTTCCTTGTTTTCGCTCTGTTATTGTATTCATAAATGAAAACTTTGAGCtttatgtatataaaacaaaaatgcttaATATGGTGTTTGTGAAACAGAAAGCCAGTAAAACATTTTCATTAGTATtagcaataataaataccatttctGACACCAATATTTTTGTAGAATGGGAATAGTGTATAACATAATGATGTATATTGTAACTGAAAAGAGTTTCAAACAGTTTATCAAGCAACTAAACTGTAATATGTTGCAACATATTAGGGAAAGATCTAGGATCCGATATGGTACAGGGTGCTGCATAAAAGGAGCAGGGTGGAAATTTGGACCAAAAATTTTCTTTTAGTTTGCTATATCCAGGGTACTCATTAGTCAAATGCATGTGATCAAGGGTTTAAAGCACATCTGCtgcatttttcattaaatatttgggaaaattaaatattttcataattttttgtTGGCCAGAACAGAGGGGCAGGAGGGAAGAACAAAAAAGGAGCAGGTTGCAGCACCCTCCTGTTTTACTTTAGATCTTTCCCTAgacatacattgtatataacTAAAGCAAAGCAAAAGTGTGGCCGTAACACATGCTTATTACGTCATATTTTACTAGTACGCGAAGCAGGAAAGTGTAAACATcgttgaaaattttaaaaatccatgtaaagtatcttatttttcaattgactttaatgaaataaagacGAGACTTTTGAGCCGACACAAAAACCCCATAAAAACACAAACTGAAATTGATAAAAACGGACtatgtaaatatttcaacaaaagcaTGACACGTTGTGCACATTTTCCTTCTTTCTGGgggaatttgttttcaaattagggAAAAAATAAACCTTTGGGGTCAAATTTTCGGCCTCAAAAATATGCCCTGTAAAGAATatggaaaaacaacaataacatgaactTGGAAACTGTGGTCTAACTCAAACTAAATACCTCTCCCAGCAGGTGTATATAATGACTCTATGGTTCCTAATATAGTGTCCATTATCTGAACACAATTAGGTAATGACTTTGGGTCTTTCATGATcacctaattaaaaaaaatccatgtagCTTAGTTCTTAACTAtttactagtatatatatatatatatatatatatatatatatatatatatatatatattctttaggaAAATATCTAGGACCACTTAAGTTATACAGGGTGCTGCTTAAGTGTTAACCTTTTAGTAAACACTTATTATTAGTAAATTCATTTGCATAAAAAGACAAGACTGTGTATTTTGGTGATTAGTTAACATGGCaacataattggtgtatttttaaCATGTCCATTATTCTGTTGCTACTTGATTATATTGTTAACAGGTATTTGATTAAAAGAATAttcctattttaaaacaattttgcttgttgtttgaataatgttttaagtgtgttttattctAGAAAGTGACCATTTTTCCTACCAAAAAGCTGTAGGGTTGGTCATTTTTGCAAACTACAACGTTTACAGAATCTCAATTAaccaaaaagtcaaaatgtgatttttgaccacaagactgattttcccagctgCGGTCACATATAAtgaagttaattgtcaaaatgtaCAAAATTTTCATTTAGCCAATTCCATTATtcattaaatcatatttatttgtccTACTTACAAACATTGAATGAACTTGTGATGGTCTATCAACCACTTGTTTGTATTTATGGTCCACAAGACGAGGTGTTGCCGTAGAAAACATGGACAATGGCTGTATTTCTTCTACCAGTATCCGCATGACAAGCTGAGTACATCTTTTCCtacaaataaagaaaatcaaagcgctgaaggcactgaatttgttcggcattgctgttgtataatcttagacgcaactcagttttcaaaattatgttatagctttttatatcgcaagtttgaaatgaccacaacccattcaaatttataaagagcttgtcttaaagcactggtcaagatgtgggtttttttcaaatcattaataaaaagctttaagcttcattttaggaaaacagggcttaatgcatatgcattaattgtcatcccagtaccagaaactctctttaaacaaaaaacaccacaatatcagaaagtgtcgtcctcgattagcctgtgcacattgcacaggctaatctgtgtgcacaggctaatcttttatgacatgcattaagccccgttttccttgaaagcagccaatatgtacagatttcaatgacaaacactAGACGggccaatgttgtcttacaagctgttaaatacttttgaatacatacacactttgtagtgtaccagtggagactataaacaggcagatgcggtggatAGGCTAGGATCGtcagcttaattttactgcagttatccatacAGGTAGTGGTAACGGTTCCTAGCGTACTTAATGCAGACTGACTTGAAAAATtgtctctacattatttgtgagctaacactcacatataaaaaatgaacattacCTTATGTAATTATCTGAATTGAAAATGTATTGCTGGATTACAAACAGAAAGGTTGCAATTCAATTAACATGGTTAACTGTTTCTTATTGTTCTTTTCTTCACTCACATGTTGTATTTGCGCTACTTTCAATCAAGTTGAGAAAATAAATGAATACCTTAATGCTTCATGTTCGTTTGAAGACAAAAAGAAGATGGTAGGGTCAGGTCCTTGGGCAGTTATCTGTTTCGGTTGTGTGCTCAGTCCTTGAAGATCTCTTGGGTCAAATCTGTCGATAAGGATCGACCAATGAGTGTAGTGAAAATCTCTGTTTCCACTACCAAGCCTGACCTgtggaaaataaattcatattgctCCTGTTGAATGTACAGACTCTAtctgttttaattgttgttttctcatttttttatcaaaattattcttatatattaaatatatatttatatattaaatattgttaaagtgcAACAAATAGTAAAACATTGATAAAATTATACAGCTTAATTAAAGTTACAAACATATTAACTTCCTAACCTGATAAGCTTTTATGTGCCCGTCAATGTTATCAACTGTGATTTTGATGGTTTTCCCAATAGCCAAAGCAGAAACTACATCCCGACCATTTATTTGTCCAAGGTCATCCAACATTGGCAGCTTGCTTTTTGTAGGTATTGACATTCCCAGGTTGTGTAAAAACTCCATGAGCTGGAAATGAAATTTGAAATCTCAAGCATTGTTTGATATTTAACAACACTTAAAGCTGCACTCCATAAACTCTAAATCAATATGTTTGACATTGGCATAGGTTGCTTTGaacataaatgatttttattcaaactaaaactaatttgtattaaccaaaaaatgtatgtttgaaaGTTCTAGGGTACATGAATGACTAATTGTACATATATGTCCGTTTTAAATTGGTAAGAGAAGAAATAGAAACCTTATCTACAATGTAGACTagtagtttaatatatatatatttatataaaaaagccaTCTATGGAGCGTGACTTTAAACTACAGATACATCACAGGCATTCATGATAACCATTGATTGAATCTTCATGCACAttacaattatgttttaataccgtcattatgtgcacatttttgtatgaaattataacagacatttaaaaaaagttcacaCAATAGTGTGAGCTGTTACAGCAAAATGGAAAGAACATGACTGCACATATAATACAttgttaaatatgatataaatttataataaagtaCACATACATAATCCAGAATGTAAATGCCAACCATTCCACAGGCTTATAAACTAACATTTTGAATCCATTAGcccaacatttttcttttaatctgTTTGTGTAGTGGATATAGGAGTTATCTCTGAAATTTTACTAGCCCATCACACATTTTAGGGGCCATGGCTAATTTGGGCTAAAGCTAATTTATATCCCTGTTACAGTTAATGTTTTAAGGCCAGAATAAACATACTTACTCCATTCCCTGCATTATATCTTATACATGATGCAGCAACAGCTTTTTGAAAGGCAATCATGTGGTTGTTCCGTAAGTACATGCCAAGTGCATACATAGCTGCTATACCATGTTTTTTCTCTGGAACTGCAAGATCCATTGGGCAAGACAGGGTTATCAGAAACTGCAACACCTTCGGACATTTCAAGTGCATTTCTTTTACAATGTCACTGAAAAAGGTTTCAGGTTCTAGTTCTGACACCTTTGTCCTTAAAACACTTTTGTCTTTTGTTCCACAGATCCTGTTTAGTTCTCCAGATAGTCGTTGCAATAAACATAGATATAGTCTTTCATTTACAGAAGGGAGATCAAGAAGTTTTTCCAAAACAGTATTAACACTTACAGTGTCTTTTGATGATTGTTCAAATATTGTTATGACACTTTTCTTTTCGTTAACAGTAATTTCAGGAGGCATCAGTATTTTCTTCTTATGAAAACTGTATGGATTATTAAGATCTACATTTTGATTTACGGTTGTTGAATACAAATGGTCAAggctttgtgtttttgttttgcttggtATACCAGAGTATGAATGATCAATGCTGCCTGATTTTGGACTAATAACTGAATCAATACATCTTGATGGAGATGGAGATGGCATCTTAAAAAGTGCCCTTGAACTTTTTCTAGATTTTACTGGTACAGTTGTGTCCTTGAACTTCTTAACTACTGGAGAAACAGAATGCATAATTAATCTCTTTGTTCTATCCTCACTCTTCTTTAGTTCTTTCATGTTCATTTGTAAATTCAACTTCATTTCTGATAGTTTGTCcaatattttcaaacatgtgtCACAAACCAACAGATTCTCATGTACTACTTTCACAAGGTCTTCAATATTGCAGCCCAGACATTCAAACTGTTTTTTCAGTAGTATGGATCGCATAGCTACATTTCTTAAGTTTTTTAAATGTCCTTGAGATGAACGATTACAGGTTAGACAGGCCCTCACTGACTTTACTGGAGTTGCTGTTTCCATGGCTACAAAAGACAATAACATAGTATTAACAAAATCTGAGCATGACCTTTTCACAGGCTTGTGGTCTTCAAACTGGATATTAACCACCGCATGCCAAATCAAGTTTGTTAGAT encodes:
- the LOC127855694 gene encoding uncharacterized protein LOC127855694, which translates into the protein MASIPLGGDQLTRVTFDSARVLRSGTHSRTERFDQLSPVIEELFHVQQDLLEKIIKTFYIPETAREEGSLAQYRAILHRTNVNGQVKANGYESHKDFLITVTRALVIELACERWGADCKTDLGSLVPEKVKTSNTKGKKQWLQEQVTKVVDTLFCPYSAPKDAKIYLRRSGHLYCVTVPSKDVGKTIDLIINGEAVRIRVPEDCKTDEAEDGVFSYSLGIVRVAMDFIMFNDAIKSGDIDMITILMKRFIPLFVGLSSYKSKYAIECVNFLTKTECLLSDFESARVKLGLLVNRKGRPGKNKPADMEQENNIRLVKHVIRGLGAGKSDKAMLRISKAAPVISAMVNGLEGSKTHKDRHSRKSISEDISRLGDAIRKIRPFNYQKGRQMNPFKKISSNVIGAVNKDKLKDFIIRHSSRAVNKLAFDDNED
- the LOC127854638 gene encoding uncharacterized protein LOC127854638 translates to METATPVKSVRACLTCNRSSQGHLKNLRNVAMRSILLKKQFECLGCNIEDLVKVVHENLLVCDTCLKILDKLSEMKLNLQMNMKELKKSEDRTKRLIMHSVSPVVKKFKDTTVPVKSRKSSRALFKMPSPSPSRCIDSVISPKSGSIDHSYSGIPSKTKTQSLDHLYSTTVNQNVDLNNPYSFHKKKILMPPEITVNEKKSVITIFEQSSKDTVSVNTVLEKLLDLPSVNERLYLCLLQRLSGELNRICGTKDKSVLRTKVSELEPETFFSDIVKEMHLKCPKVLQFLITLSCPMDLAVPEKKHGIAAMYALGMYLRNNHMIAFQKAVAASCIRYNAGNGLMEFLHNLGMSIPTKSKLPMLDDLGQINGRDVVSALAIGKTIKITVDNIDGHIKAYQVRLGSGNRDFHYTHWSILIDRFDPRDLQGLSTQPKQITAQGPDPTIFFLSSNEHEALRKRCTQLVMRILVEEIQPLSMFSTATPRLVDHKYKQVVDRPSQVHSMFVIMKDPKSLPNCVQIMDTILGTIESLYTPAGRGI